A genomic region of Streptococcus suis contains the following coding sequences:
- a CDS encoding ABC transporter substrate-binding protein, which yields MKKFLAIFSLFVGLVFLTACSTSSSSTDVELSSMPKIEGITYHGDIPKNPKKVVNFAYSYTGYLLQLGIDVSSYSLDLEKNSPAFGDKLKDVPQLTTADTEAIAAQKPDVILVFAGDDNLETLKEIAPVIEITYGKSDYLKMLTDVGQIFGKEKEAQAWLDQWDKKVATAKEELKGLIDTSSTFTVMDFFDKNIFLYGNNFGRGGELVYRALGFAAPAKVQEDIISKEGWFGVSQEALPEYVGDYVLVNVNDKTKEAAASLKESDIWKNLPAVKNGHVIEVDYNLFYFSDPMSLDLQIDAFVSAIQKLQ from the coding sequence ATGAAAAAGTTTTTAGCTATTTTTAGTTTATTTGTTGGGCTGGTTTTCTTAACAGCTTGTTCTACCTCTTCCTCTTCAACAGACGTAGAATTGTCTAGCATGCCAAAGATTGAAGGAATTACTTACCACGGTGACATTCCAAAAAATCCTAAAAAAGTTGTCAACTTTGCTTACTCTTACACAGGCTATCTCTTACAATTAGGAATTGATGTATCTAGCTATAGTCTAGATTTAGAAAAAAATAGTCCGGCATTTGGAGACAAACTAAAGGATGTTCCACAATTGACAACGGCAGATACAGAAGCAATTGCCGCACAAAAACCAGATGTCATTCTAGTATTTGCTGGTGATGATAACTTAGAAACACTGAAAGAAATTGCTCCAGTTATTGAAATCACTTATGGAAAGAGTGACTACCTGAAAATGCTGACAGATGTTGGTCAGATTTTTGGAAAAGAAAAGGAAGCACAAGCCTGGTTAGATCAATGGGATAAGAAAGTTGCTACTGCGAAAGAGGAATTGAAAGGATTGATTGATACAAGTTCAACATTTACTGTCATGGACTTCTTCGATAAAAACATCTTCCTTTACGGTAACAACTTTGGTCGTGGTGGAGAATTAGTCTATCGCGCTCTCGGTTTTGCTGCTCCTGCAAAGGTTCAAGAAGACATTATCAGTAAAGAAGGCTGGTTTGGGGTATCTCAGGAAGCTCTTCCAGAATACGTTGGCGACTATGTGCTTGTTAACGTCAATGATAAAACAAAAGAAGCAGCTGCATCTCTCAAAGAAAGTGATATTTGGAAAAATCTACCTGCTGTAAAGAATGGTCACGTCATCGAGGTAGACTACAACCTCTTCTACTTCTCCGACCCGATGTCTTTAGATTTACAAATTGACGCCTTTGTCTCAGCAATTCAAAAACTTCAGTAA
- a CDS encoding pseudouridine synthase, whose amino-acid sequence MRLDKCLEKAKVGSRKQVKKLFKAQQIKINGQAAQSLSQIVDPELQEIQVAGRKIELKGSVYYLLNKPAGVVSAVTDQEHQTVIDLISSRDSREGLYPVGRLDRDTEGLVLITNNGPLGYRMLHPSHHVDKVYYVEVNGPLGPDAPTFFASGVTFLDGTRCQPADLTVLEASLDHSRATIKLAEGKFHQVKKMFLAYGVKVTYLKRISFGGFELGDLERGAYRQLTPNEMEHLFTYFD is encoded by the coding sequence ATGAGATTGGACAAATGTTTAGAGAAAGCCAAAGTTGGCTCGCGCAAGCAAGTTAAAAAACTTTTTAAAGCCCAGCAAATCAAGATTAACGGACAAGCAGCTCAAAGTCTCAGTCAAATCGTCGATCCTGAACTCCAAGAGATTCAGGTGGCAGGGCGAAAAATCGAGCTAAAAGGCTCGGTCTACTATTTACTCAACAAACCAGCAGGAGTCGTTTCTGCTGTGACAGACCAGGAGCATCAGACAGTCATCGACTTGATTTCTTCGCGAGACAGTAGGGAAGGTCTCTACCCCGTCGGTCGCCTGGACAGGGATACCGAGGGCCTAGTCCTCATTACCAACAATGGTCCGCTCGGTTATCGTATGCTCCATCCCAGCCACCATGTGGACAAGGTTTACTATGTGGAGGTTAACGGCCCCTTGGGTCCGGATGCCCCGACTTTCTTTGCATCAGGCGTTACCTTTTTGGACGGCACCCGTTGCCAGCCCGCAGATTTGACTGTTTTGGAGGCTTCTTTGGACCATAGCAGAGCGACCATCAAGCTGGCAGAAGGTAAGTTTCATCAGGTCAAAAAGATGTTTTTAGCCTATGGTGTCAAGGTCACTTATCTCAAGCGGATTTCTTTTGGAGGTTTTGAGCTGGGGGATTTGGAACGAGGGGCATACAGACAACTCACTCCAAATGAAATGGAACATTTATTTACTTATTTTGACTAG
- a CDS encoding glutathione S-transferase family protein, whose translation MGLLQDGKWVDQWYDTKSTGGKFVRTVTQFRNWITPDGQAGPTGEGGFKAESGRYHLYISLACPWASRTLIMRKLKGLEDHISLSIVHPLMLENGWTFADGPGVIKDSLFNSDYLYQVYLKADPNYTGRVTVPVLWDKETNTIVSNESAEIMRMFNTAFNDITGNYDDYYPANLQAEIDAMNDFVYPNINNGVYKAGFSTNQAVYEKEVKNLFAALDKLEKHLADKDYLVGNQLTEADLRLFTTLVRFDPVYFGHFKCNIKALVDYPNLWNYTKRLYNHAGIAETVDFDHIKQHYYGSHKTINPTGIVPVGPDLDWTLEN comes from the coding sequence ATGGGACTTTTACAAGATGGTAAATGGGTGGATCAATGGTATGACACCAAGTCAACTGGTGGCAAGTTTGTCCGTACTGTCACACAATTTCGCAACTGGATTACACCTGATGGACAAGCAGGACCGACAGGTGAGGGTGGTTTTAAGGCTGAATCAGGACGTTACCATCTCTACATTTCTTTGGCCTGTCCTTGGGCTAGTCGGACCTTAATCATGCGAAAATTGAAGGGGCTGGAAGACCATATTTCCCTATCAATCGTCCATCCGCTCATGTTGGAAAATGGTTGGACTTTTGCGGACGGACCTGGTGTGATCAAGGATTCCCTCTTTAACAGCGACTATCTTTATCAAGTTTACTTGAAAGCAGACCCAAATTACACTGGCCGTGTAACCGTCCCTGTCCTTTGGGATAAGGAAACAAATACCATCGTCAGCAATGAATCTGCTGAAATCATGCGCATGTTTAACACTGCTTTTAATGATATTACTGGAAATTACGATGACTACTATCCAGCAAACCTGCAAGCCGAGATTGATGCCATGAATGACTTTGTCTATCCAAACATCAACAATGGCGTCTACAAGGCTGGATTTTCAACCAACCAGGCAGTCTATGAAAAAGAGGTCAAGAACCTTTTTGCCGCCTTGGATAAATTGGAAAAGCATTTGGCAGACAAGGACTATCTGGTGGGCAATCAATTAACGGAAGCAGACCTTCGTCTCTTTACTACATTAGTGCGGTTTGATCCAGTTTACTTTGGGCATTTTAAGTGCAATATCAAGGCCTTGGTTGATTATCCAAACCTATGGAACTATACCAAACGTCTTTACAATCATGCTGGTATTGCAGAAACGGTGGACTTCGACCATATCAAACAACACTACTACGGTAGCCATAAGACCATTAACCCAACAGGTATTGTCCCAGTCGGCCCTGACTTGGACTGGACACTTGAAAACTAA
- a CDS encoding FecCD family ABC transporter permease, producing the protein MNKLVSSHYPKTKPKNIWLVFFIICLSFIAGGYLSLRFGAISYSHQQLIETLKHPLTDSSAQDVIIDLRLPRMVAAILVGAAMAQAGAMMQGITRNPIADPGLLGINAGAGLALIVAYALFGGLHYSQILLICLLGSYLAAGLVFGLAYQVQKGYNQLRLILSGAMVASLFSAIGQAITIYFDLSTAVIGWQAGGLVQVNWKMLAIIAPLIIIGLILAQLFSHQLTILSLNETVAKNLGQRTLLMTLVLLGIVLLLSASAVALVGSLSFVGLIIPHFIRMFTGKNYKLLLPLTAFAGASFLIWVDLVCRSINPPVETPISAVISIIGLPCFLWLIRKEKHF; encoded by the coding sequence ATGAACAAACTAGTGAGTTCTCATTATCCCAAAACAAAGCCAAAGAATATTTGGCTTGTTTTTTTCATCATCTGTCTTTCTTTCATAGCTGGAGGCTATCTTAGTTTACGCTTTGGAGCTATTTCTTATAGCCACCAACAACTGATAGAAACCCTAAAGCATCCACTGACAGATTCTTCCGCTCAGGATGTTATCATCGATTTGCGTTTGCCTAGAATGGTAGCCGCCATCTTGGTGGGAGCTGCCATGGCTCAAGCTGGGGCAATGATGCAAGGAATTACACGCAATCCGATTGCCGATCCTGGCTTATTAGGAATCAATGCTGGCGCAGGACTTGCTCTCATTGTTGCCTATGCTCTATTCGGTGGTTTGCACTACAGTCAAATTTTATTAATATGTTTACTGGGCTCCTATCTGGCAGCCGGTCTAGTCTTTGGTCTAGCTTATCAGGTACAAAAAGGCTACAATCAACTACGTTTAATTTTATCTGGTGCCATGGTAGCAAGTCTATTTTCTGCTATTGGTCAGGCTATTACTATCTACTTTGATTTATCAACTGCAGTGATTGGCTGGCAAGCAGGGGGATTGGTACAGGTAAACTGGAAGATGCTGGCCATCATCGCTCCTCTTATCATCATTGGCCTCATCCTTGCTCAACTCTTTTCGCATCAGCTGACCATCCTGAGTCTCAACGAAACTGTTGCTAAAAATCTAGGGCAACGAACCTTACTGATGACTTTGGTTTTGTTGGGAATTGTCCTTCTACTCTCAGCTTCTGCGGTAGCTCTTGTGGGCTCACTTTCTTTTGTCGGGCTCATTATTCCTCACTTTATCCGCATGTTTACAGGGAAAAATTACAAGCTACTCTTGCCATTAACTGCCTTTGCAGGGGCTAGTTTCCTCATCTGGGTAGATTTGGTTTGCCGTTCTATCAATCCACCTGTTGAAACTCCCATTAGCGCAGTCATCAGTATCATTGGTCTCCCTTGCTTCCTATGGTTGATTAGAAAGGAGAAACACTTTTGA
- a CDS encoding glutathione peroxidase produces the protein MSIYDFTVQKQDGTDQSMADYQGQVLLIVNTAPGCGLAPQYKELQELYDIYKDKGFVVLDFPCNQFLNQAPGSDEEINQTCSLTYGTSFPRFAKIAVNGSEASPLYRYLKKEKSTLLGGRIEWNFTKFLVDRQGRVVKRYLPTTSPLKLKEDIGLYLEK, from the coding sequence ATGAGCATTTATGATTTTACAGTACAAAAACAAGATGGAACAGATCAGTCCATGGCTGATTATCAAGGACAGGTGCTTTTGATTGTCAATACGGCGCCAGGTTGTGGGTTGGCACCTCAATACAAGGAATTGCAAGAACTTTATGATATTTATAAAGACAAAGGTTTTGTTGTGCTCGATTTTCCTTGCAATCAATTTTTAAATCAGGCTCCTGGTTCTGATGAAGAAATCAATCAGACATGTAGTTTAACTTATGGAACAAGTTTCCCACGATTTGCTAAAATTGCTGTGAATGGATCTGAAGCTAGTCCGCTATATCGCTATCTTAAGAAAGAAAAATCGACCTTATTAGGAGGTCGAATCGAGTGGAATTTTACCAAGTTTTTGGTGGATAGACAAGGGCGTGTGGTCAAACGCTATTTACCAACGACTAGTCCATTAAAACTTAAAGAGGATATTGGACTTTACCTAGAAAAATAA
- a CDS encoding ABC transporter ATP-binding protein, which translates to MSSIQAENIQVSYDNRIIIDELSTSIPKGNITTIIGANGCGKSTLLKALTRIIPVQKGTIYLDGQAISQLPTKEVAKKLALLPQVLEATEGISVYELVSYGRFPHQNGLGHLTDQDREKINWALEVTQTAPYARFPVDDLSGGQRQRVWIAMALAQDTDTIFLDEPTTYLDLNHQLEVLELLKELNQSRQKTIVMVLHDVNLSARFSDYMIAMKEGDIRYHGSVSNIMTTEILRDIFSIEPQLMQVAGQDYPILLTYDLKK; encoded by the coding sequence GTGTCTTCTATTCAAGCGGAAAATATCCAAGTCTCTTACGACAATCGGATTATTATTGATGAATTATCAACAAGTATTCCAAAAGGAAATATAACGACGATCATTGGTGCCAATGGCTGTGGAAAATCGACCTTGCTTAAGGCGTTGACAAGGATTATCCCTGTCCAAAAAGGGACTATCTATTTAGATGGACAAGCCATTTCACAACTGCCAACCAAAGAAGTCGCAAAAAAATTGGCCCTGCTCCCTCAGGTCTTAGAAGCGACTGAAGGGATTTCCGTCTATGAACTAGTCTCCTATGGTCGCTTTCCGCATCAAAATGGGCTGGGGCATCTCACAGATCAGGATAGAGAGAAAATCAACTGGGCCTTGGAGGTTACTCAGACCGCTCCCTACGCTAGGTTCCCAGTTGATGATTTATCAGGTGGTCAGAGGCAACGTGTTTGGATTGCGATGGCACTTGCCCAAGATACGGATACCATTTTCTTAGATGAACCAACAACCTATCTTGATCTCAATCATCAATTGGAAGTCTTAGAACTTTTAAAAGAACTGAATCAAAGCCGACAGAAAACTATTGTGATGGTCCTTCACGATGTCAATTTATCAGCTCGATTTTCAGATTATATGATTGCCATGAAAGAGGGAGATATTCGCTACCATGGGTCTGTGTCCAATATTATGACAACTGAGATACTGAGGGACATTTTTAGCATTGAACCTCAATTGATGCAGGTTGCTGGTCAAGATTACCCTATTTTGCTAACTTACGATTTAAAAAAATAA
- a CDS encoding FecCD family ABC transporter permease gives MIRHHNSLKIFTFLLILLFVIFLLSLSIGYSNSSFSDLIDIMSGRASSSTLLIIGRIRLPRIIASIIGGASLALAGLLLQTLTRNPLADSGILGINAGAGLVVALFVGLSSKISPVLLSLMPLFAMMGGGLTIFLVYWIARKKLYGIHPARLIITGVGISSMLSGIMVSIISQLDDFKMEYIVQWLSGRVNGGDWKTIAIYTPLLLLVWLATFSRSRSLNIMNLNDQTAMALGLHLQRERRITLVLATALASLSVILVGNTTFVGLIAGHIVRKWLGNDHRVIIPATMIIGSFILLLADTIGRVLLVGTGIPTGIIVSLIGAPYFLWLLKQEG, from the coding sequence TTGATAAGACATCACAACTCTCTAAAAATATTCACATTCCTACTAATCCTTTTATTTGTCATTTTCCTACTTTCCTTATCTATCGGCTATAGCAATTCATCCTTTTCGGATCTCATTGACATCATGAGTGGTCGTGCCAGTTCATCGACTCTACTTATCATTGGGAGAATTCGCTTACCTAGAATAATCGCCTCCATTATCGGAGGGGCTTCTCTGGCTTTAGCGGGTTTGTTGCTACAAACTTTGACCCGCAATCCTCTGGCAGATTCTGGAATATTAGGAATCAACGCAGGAGCTGGTCTTGTTGTGGCACTATTTGTCGGTCTCTCTTCAAAAATCAGCCCTGTCTTATTGAGTCTCATGCCTCTATTTGCTATGATGGGCGGTGGATTAACCATTTTTCTAGTTTACTGGATTGCACGCAAGAAGCTGTACGGCATCCATCCTGCACGCTTAATTATCACGGGAGTTGGAATTTCGAGCATGTTATCTGGTATCATGGTTAGCATCATCAGCCAATTAGATGACTTTAAGATGGAATACATTGTCCAGTGGCTCAGTGGTCGAGTAAATGGTGGAGATTGGAAAACTATCGCAATCTATACTCCTCTTCTTCTCTTGGTATGGCTGGCAACATTTAGTCGAAGTCGCTCACTCAATATTATGAATCTAAACGACCAGACAGCCATGGCTTTGGGACTCCACTTACAGCGTGAAAGACGGATTACCTTGGTATTGGCTACCGCCCTAGCCTCTCTTAGTGTCATTTTAGTTGGTAATACCACCTTCGTTGGTCTCATTGCTGGTCACATTGTGCGCAAATGGTTAGGAAATGACCATCGTGTCATCATTCCAGCTACTATGATAATAGGAAGCTTCATTCTACTTCTAGCGGATACCATAGGACGAGTACTACTTGTCGGAACAGGCATCCCAACCGGCATCATCGTCTCCCTTATCGGCGCTCCCTATTTTCTGTGGTTACTAAAACAAGAAGGCTAG